Proteins encoded within one genomic window of Formosa agariphila KMM 3901:
- a CDS encoding hybrid sensor histidine kinase/response regulator transcription factor: MSLKWYTLIVLFLFSVSLSAQYNTLKFENINAVDGLSSGTCLDIFQDKDGYLWFGTIDGLNKFNGYDIEVFRPDETDSSTISNIRINAITGDKDGNLWIGTNNGLNVLNKKTNRFSRIQIFKNIDFSAENGTVVNTLFYDKLHHTVWVGTNSGAVKIELDPDKEASSPFNISHYKHSSGNEYSLDNNIVNVIVQDEQNTIWIGTNGSYLNKYNTQENHFERILIEHKTSYELNHISKSIYIDALGDFWIGNDLANLVHWERKSNQFNQVALVDKHIPINDIYKDCTGLIWVSTDGHGLYLFDANFKSIKQHIVNNPSDLFSLPNNQPTKIFQDNTGIFWIGSYNKGVSKLQLSKNAFGHYYYQPNNPKGLNGEIVQSVLQDSKQRIWLGVYNQGLNLFHEKAQTFTHFTHNPNDSNTLSSNKILYTFESSDGYIWICTFDGGLNRFDPDTGQVKQFMHHELDTTSLAQNSVWTGVEDAEHRIWVGLKSEGLNLYNPKTERFHQFKNQFNADSGLASNFIVSLFVDSKNRLIIGTTQGLNSLNLNTLEAFIPENIQVQAVNHQNIKGVRINDIIEDASGTIWLASDNGLHKFDSEFQHLQSYTTKDGLPNNLIVGLTIDYAKQVWLITKSGMSVFNPETHHFKNFNITDGLQGLEYQSKSIEKTTDGRILAGGLNGFNVFDPQSILSDSITSLTPIISNLRLNNRPVHVGDTINGRVLLKQTISETNQIHLNHNENNISFDFEALFLNNPNQVKYRYQLEGVDDDFVKAGHNRQVNYSNLQAGDYVFKVKASLDDSWDVQQARTLQVTVSPPFWKTLWAYLAYFAIASLLIWAFLRLYSRTIEDAQKHKLDLMKLEFFINVSHEFRTPLTLILNPLDKILNHIKETDVVESSAHTAQRSARRLLHLINQLLDYRKMDAGMAPLQLERGDIVAFTETIFRLFKGLAETKQISYTFQSDVAHCSGIYDFDKVEKIITNLISNAIKYTDYGGDIAVTVKSVESSEKPKVNLLKFNSKSLTDYVEISIKDSGRGMKKKQLDHVFSRFYNLDETKSGTGIGLHFTKSLVDMHQGEILVHSAPKKGSEFIVRLPIKTQGKLARVAHEKNEFLINSMKAVEYDVLVSNTEMETEQKVSNPETLKTHTVLIVEDNKELRLHLKDDLEDYYNVITSEDGKKGLKKALKRYPDLIISDVMMPKMDGFEMCKALKSDLETSHIPIILLTARTGDHDQISGFDHGADAYVPKPFKIEVLRARIKNLLEAKARLREKFSRLGTLLPSSELTTNALDEAFLEKVTKVVLKNIDNQDFKIDDIRSEVGVGRSQLFRKIQSITGENPSTFIRTIRLKYASELLQNSAHSIKEITHMSGFSSQTYFGKTFKELYGITPTEYINQNRNKE; encoded by the coding sequence ATGAGTTTAAAATGGTATACGCTTATCGTTTTATTTCTGTTTTCTGTTTCGTTATCGGCTCAATATAACACTCTGAAATTTGAAAATATTAATGCTGTCGACGGCTTGTCTAGTGGTACCTGCTTAGATATTTTTCAGGATAAAGATGGGTATTTGTGGTTTGGAACTATTGATGGTTTAAATAAGTTTAATGGTTACGATATTGAAGTGTTTCGACCAGATGAAACAGATTCGTCCACAATTAGTAACATTAGAATTAATGCCATTACTGGAGATAAGGACGGGAATTTATGGATTGGGACCAATAATGGATTAAATGTACTGAACAAAAAAACGAATCGGTTTTCTCGTATTCAAATTTTTAAAAATATTGATTTTAGCGCTGAAAATGGTACCGTAGTTAATACATTGTTTTACGATAAATTACATCATACTGTTTGGGTAGGAACCAATTCTGGTGCTGTAAAAATTGAATTAGATCCAGATAAAGAGGCATCGTCTCCGTTTAACATATCGCATTATAAACATTCGAGTGGTAACGAGTATTCGCTAGATAATAATATTGTAAATGTTATTGTTCAGGATGAGCAAAATACCATATGGATTGGTACTAATGGGTCGTACCTTAATAAGTACAATACACAAGAGAATCATTTCGAGCGGATTTTAATAGAGCATAAAACGTCTTACGAATTAAACCATATTTCTAAAAGTATATATATTGATGCGCTAGGGGATTTTTGGATTGGAAATGACTTGGCGAATTTGGTGCATTGGGAACGAAAAAGCAATCAGTTTAATCAGGTAGCTTTAGTCGATAAACACATTCCGATAAACGATATTTATAAAGATTGCACAGGTCTCATTTGGGTGTCTACCGATGGTCACGGACTGTATTTGTTCGATGCGAATTTTAAATCCATTAAGCAACATATTGTAAATAATCCATCCGATTTATTTTCATTGCCAAACAATCAGCCTACCAAAATCTTTCAGGATAACACGGGTATATTTTGGATTGGAAGCTATAATAAAGGCGTAAGTAAACTTCAACTTTCAAAAAATGCATTCGGTCACTATTATTATCAACCTAATAATCCGAAGGGATTAAACGGCGAAATTGTACAGTCTGTATTACAGGATTCTAAACAACGTATTTGGCTAGGCGTGTATAATCAGGGACTCAATTTGTTTCATGAAAAAGCGCAGACGTTTACACATTTTACTCATAATCCTAATGACTCTAATACACTTAGCTCCAATAAAATTCTATATACTTTTGAAAGTTCCGATGGATATATTTGGATTTGCACATTCGATGGCGGATTAAATCGGTTTGATCCAGATACAGGACAAGTTAAACAGTTTATGCATCATGAATTGGATACAACTTCGCTAGCGCAGAATTCGGTTTGGACTGGGGTAGAAGATGCTGAACATAGAATTTGGGTGGGTTTAAAATCGGAAGGATTAAATCTGTATAATCCAAAAACAGAGCGTTTCCATCAGTTTAAAAATCAGTTTAATGCCGATTCAGGTTTAGCCAGTAATTTTATAGTGTCTTTATTTGTCGATTCGAAAAACCGATTGATTATAGGGACCACGCAAGGTTTAAACAGTTTAAATTTAAATACGCTAGAAGCTTTTATCCCTGAAAATATTCAGGTACAAGCGGTGAACCATCAGAACATAAAAGGGGTACGTATAAATGATATTATTGAAGATGCTTCTGGTACTATTTGGTTGGCGTCCGATAACGGATTACATAAATTCGATTCGGAATTTCAACACTTACAATCGTATACTACCAAAGATGGGTTACCGAATAATTTAATTGTAGGCCTAACAATAGACTATGCAAAACAGGTTTGGTTAATTACTAAAAGTGGTATGTCCGTTTTTAACCCAGAGACGCATCATTTTAAAAATTTCAATATTACAGATGGTTTACAAGGTTTAGAATACCAGAGTAAATCCATAGAAAAAACAACAGATGGTCGCATTTTAGCAGGAGGTTTAAACGGATTTAATGTATTTGACCCACAGTCCATTCTTTCAGATTCCATAACGTCACTTACACCAATAATTTCTAATCTTCGCCTGAATAATAGACCTGTTCACGTTGGCGATACTATAAATGGGCGTGTGTTATTAAAGCAGACTATTTCTGAAACAAACCAGATCCACTTAAACCATAACGAAAACAACATTTCATTCGATTTCGAAGCTTTGTTTTTAAACAACCCAAATCAAGTTAAATATAGATATCAGCTTGAAGGTGTAGACGACGATTTTGTTAAAGCCGGACATAATAGACAAGTTAATTATTCGAATTTACAAGCAGGCGATTACGTCTTTAAAGTAAAAGCATCTTTAGACGACTCTTGGGACGTGCAACAAGCACGTACACTACAAGTAACAGTGTCTCCGCCATTTTGGAAAACGTTGTGGGCGTATTTGGCCTATTTTGCTATAGCTTCATTATTGATTTGGGCATTTTTAAGATTGTATTCTAGAACTATTGAAGATGCACAGAAGCATAAGTTAGATTTAATGAAACTGGAGTTTTTTATTAATGTATCTCATGAATTTAGAACGCCATTAACTTTAATTTTAAATCCGTTAGATAAAATTTTAAATCATATAAAGGAAACCGATGTGGTCGAATCGTCTGCACATACAGCTCAAAGAAGCGCTAGACGTTTGTTGCATTTAATTAATCAGTTGTTAGATTATAGAAAAATGGATGCAGGAATGGCACCCTTGCAATTAGAGCGTGGAGATATAGTGGCGTTTACCGAAACTATTTTCCGACTATTTAAAGGGCTAGCAGAAACCAAGCAAATTAGCTATACGTTTCAGTCTGATGTGGCGCATTGTTCTGGAATTTACGATTTTGACAAAGTAGAGAAAATCATAACGAATTTAATTTCTAATGCGATAAAATACACCGATTATGGCGGAGACATTGCGGTGACAGTAAAATCGGTTGAATCATCGGAGAAGCCAAAAGTAAACCTTTTAAAATTTAATTCGAAATCGCTAACAGACTACGTTGAAATTAGTATTAAAGATTCGGGGCGTGGTATGAAGAAAAAGCAACTGGACCATGTGTTTTCTAGGTTTTATAATTTAGACGAAACAAAATCAGGAACGGGTATCGGACTTCATTTTACAAAAAGTTTAGTCGATATGCATCAAGGTGAAATTCTAGTACATAGCGCACCTAAAAAAGGAAGTGAATTTATAGTAAGACTACCCATTAAAACTCAAGGCAAACTCGCAAGAGTAGCGCATGAAAAAAACGAGTTTTTAATAAATTCGATGAAAGCGGTAGAATATGATGTACTGGTGTCTAATACCGAAATGGAAACGGAACAGAAAGTTTCAAATCCTGAAACGTTAAAAACACACACCGTTTTAATTGTAGAGGACAATAAGGAGCTAAGGTTACATTTAAAAGACGATTTAGAAGATTACTATAATGTAATCACGTCCGAGGATGGAAAAAAAGGATTGAAGAAAGCCTTAAAACGATATCCAGACCTTATTATTAGCGATGTTATGATGCCAAAGATGGATGGTTTTGAAATGTGTAAAGCTTTAAAATCGGATTTAGAGACGAGCCATATCCCAATTATTTTATTAACAGCACGGACAGGAGATCATGATCAAATTTCTGGTTTCGATCATGGTGCAGATGCTTATGTTCCTAAACCGTTTAAAATTGAAGTGCTACGCGCGCGGATTAAGAATTTATTAGAAGCTAAGGCAAGATTGCGTGAAAAGTTCTCTAGATTGGGTACATTACTTCCGTCAAGTGAACTTACTACAAATGCTTTAGACGAGGCTTTTTTAGAAAAAGTAACTAAAGTGGTCTTAAAGAATATTGATAATCAAGATTTTAAAATAGATGATATTCGGTCTGAAGTAGGTGTGGGACGCTCTCAATTGTTTAGAAAGATACAATCTATAACGGGAGAAAATCCGAGTACATTTATCCGTACAATCCGATTAAAATACGCCTCCGAGTTATTGCAAAACAGTGCACATTCAATTAAAGAAATTACACATATGTCTGGGTTTAGTTCCCAAACATATTTTGGTAAAACGTTTAAAGAATTATATGGTATTACACCTACAGAATACATTAACCAAAATAGAAATAAGGAATAA